A window from Henckelia pumila isolate YLH828 unplaced genomic scaffold, ASM3356847v2 CTG_466, whole genome shotgun sequence encodes these proteins:
- the LOC140872517 gene encoding uncharacterized protein: MFQPQLPYPKRFKKKALEEKFTKFLEIFKKIHINIQFSDALEKIPNYAKFIKDVMSKKRRLQDNEIVNLTEEYNAILQKKMPQKLKDPDSFTILCYIGGAHVSRVLCDLGASINLMSLSVYRALELGEVKLTTITLQFIDRSIMYPSTAEAKIYVKKGELSVGVDGEKVIFNLFKEVSNPSMEKVFMIKQAKMMKSCRKVESKVVAKGE, from the exons ATGTTTCAGCCACAACTCCCGTACCCAAAGCGGTTCAAGAAAAAGGCATTGGAAGAGAAATTCAccaaatttttggagattttcaagaagatacacatcaacATCCAATTTTCTGATGCTTTGGAGAAAATTCCGAATTATGCAAAATTTATTAAGGATGTGATGTCTAAGAAAAGAAGGTTGCAAGATAACGAAATAGTAAACTTAACTGAAGAGTACAACGCCATcctccaaaagaagatgccccAAAAGCTGAAAGATCCAGATAGTTTTACTATTCTTTGTTACATTGGTGGTGCTCATGTAAGTAgagttttatgtgatttaggagcgaGTATTAATTTGATGTCGTTGTCTGTTTATAGGGCTCTGGAGCTTGGAGAGGTTAAACTGACCACAATAACCTTGCAGTTTATTGATAGAAGCATCATGTATCCAT CTACTGCTGAAGCCAAGATATATGTCAAGAAAGGAGAGCTGTCAGTGGGAGTTGATGGTGAGAaggtaatttttaatttattcaagGAGGTTAGCAATCCATCCATGGAGAAGGTTTTCATGATCAAACAAGCAAAAATGATGAAAAGTTGTCGCAAAGTCGAGAGTAAAGTAGTTGCTAAGGGAGAATGA